Proteins found in one Borreliella valaisiana VS116 genomic segment:
- the recD gene encoding exodeoxyribonuclease V subunit alpha — translation MRDFLVLREFLKNKNKKFLTPELKLYEIIELLNINKKNCYKAQTLAKSIKNENIVIFLIFLFNYFDKGHLRADINLLAKDIQNTITFTKDNLEKTNHSYNKLIKMLKELETFGNLETIQDIVSLLKKNNIIMEFNNLKITTPLILENNIYIYTQKNYREEEELIKQIIKRLENHKSELNDNKIQNIISNLNTENLNKEQITSVRKALKSNFFLLSGGPGTGKTTTINYILKAINKTSNNKKKLVAITAPTGKASLRLQASIDHSFKNLEIECNTIQKLLGIKFINKKNLYDEENQLNFDLIIIDEASMVDAYTFLKLLKATPITTKLIMVGDKNQLPSVNEGNVYSSLLRIKKLNNDNVEDLKENFRSNKEINLLSKAIYKEDSSLICKYINNNKNVQLKEIEKINLKKDLIEYTNNLYKKIPTFNLKLLKKSKIETILETLLENIILSSKNFGKFGTKTLNEIIKTYLKKTYGNFTGQIIMITKTDYKNKLFNGERGIIFNENSKFYALFQRKDEKYKKINLDLLTNYEFSFATTIHKSQGSEYKHIKVILENNPFLTKELMYTAITRAKDSLEIISNKETILKLSKKSSERDSKILEHLNSFKEIDK, via the coding sequence ATGAGAGATTTTTTAGTTTTAAGAGAATTTTTAAAAAATAAAAACAAAAAATTTTTAACTCCCGAGCTTAAGCTTTATGAAATAATTGAACTTTTAAATATCAATAAAAAAAATTGTTATAAAGCACAAACACTTGCAAAGTCAATAAAAAATGAAAATATTGTAATATTTTTAATATTTTTATTTAACTACTTTGATAAAGGTCACTTAAGAGCTGATATAAATCTATTAGCAAAAGATATTCAAAACACAATAACATTCACAAAAGACAACCTAGAAAAAACTAATCATAGTTACAATAAATTAATAAAAATGTTAAAAGAGTTAGAAACATTTGGAAATCTAGAAACTATTCAAGATATAGTTTCACTTTTAAAAAAAAACAACATAATAATGGAATTTAATAATCTTAAAATTACAACTCCCCTAATTCTAGAAAACAATATTTACATTTATACTCAAAAAAACTATAGAGAAGAAGAAGAGTTAATAAAACAAATTATAAAAAGATTAGAAAACCATAAAAGTGAATTAAATGACAACAAAATACAAAATATAATATCAAATTTGAACACCGAAAATTTAAATAAAGAGCAAATTACATCAGTAAGAAAGGCATTAAAAAGCAACTTCTTTCTATTAAGCGGAGGCCCGGGAACAGGCAAAACTACAACTATTAACTATATCTTAAAGGCAATTAATAAAACATCAAACAATAAAAAAAAATTAGTAGCAATTACAGCTCCCACAGGAAAAGCTAGCTTAAGGTTACAAGCAAGTATCGATCATTCATTCAAAAATTTAGAAATAGAATGTAACACAATTCAAAAACTATTGGGAATCAAATTTATAAACAAAAAAAATCTATATGATGAAGAAAATCAACTAAATTTTGACCTAATAATAATTGACGAAGCTTCAATGGTAGATGCATACACTTTTTTAAAGCTATTAAAAGCAACACCAATAACTACTAAATTAATAATGGTGGGAGACAAAAATCAACTACCATCGGTAAATGAAGGGAATGTATATTCAAGCCTTCTAAGAATAAAAAAATTAAATAACGATAATGTAGAAGATCTTAAAGAAAATTTCAGGAGCAATAAAGAAATAAACTTGCTCTCAAAAGCCATATACAAAGAAGATAGCAGTTTGATTTGCAAATATATTAATAACAATAAAAATGTTCAATTAAAAGAAATAGAAAAAATAAACTTAAAAAAAGATCTAATAGAATATACAAACAATTTATATAAAAAAATACCCACTTTTAATCTTAAATTACTAAAAAAATCAAAAATTGAAACAATACTTGAAACTTTACTTGAAAATATAATTTTAAGTTCAAAAAATTTTGGAAAATTTGGAACTAAAACACTAAATGAAATAATAAAAACTTACCTAAAAAAGACTTACGGAAACTTTACTGGTCAAATAATAATGATAACTAAAACTGACTATAAAAATAAATTATTTAATGGAGAACGAGGTATCATTTTTAATGAAAATTCTAAATTTTATGCTTTATTCCAAAGAAAAGATGAAAAATATAAAAAAATAAATTTAGATTTACTAACAAATTATGAATTCAGCTTTGCCACAACAATACACAAAAGCCAAGGATCTGAATATAAACACATAAAAGTAATATTGGAAAATAATCCTTTTTTAACAAAAGAACTTATGTACACTGCAATAACAAGAGCTAAAGATAGCTTAGAAATAATTTCTAACAAAGAGACCATTCTCAAACTAAGCAAAAAATCTAGCGAAAGAGACTCAAAAATACTAGAACATTTAAACTCATTTAAAGAAATTGACAAATAA
- the recB gene encoding exodeoxyribonuclease V subunit beta, protein MDKIIEKIRNNTTILIEASAGTGKTHVLENVVISLMQNKLYSINEILVLTFTRKATEEMHTRILKAIENTYFNSKTNGVLKEAYEQSKKLFISTINKFALHALNNFQIETENYSKYKPKEKFSKEIDEMVYDFLRKSDSLIQAVDIKDYEFKVFKSDAKKTEEIVLKIKKAYERDTTKELGDWLKTQTTFENILLKKEELIKDYNKIIEELDKMTTDEILSFYNKHIQTGKLEIEYSKENEIFKIAETLLKNKFFSTLIEKEIKKNTKLLPKELKIKNDLIHLGININHEKYKTEDNRNKNRNNLKQYVILKVEYKILKYIKKELEKIIKSTNTIDQNYIISNLKNYLKSEDKKLLNAIKNRYKIILIDEAQDLSLTQIEIFKILKTAGIKLIFIADPKQIIYSFRKADISFYNKEIKNKINTDARIILKTNHRSSKKLIEPLNKIFNNIYNNAIADEIEKIEFTNSLPNQKNDNNNIFINGQEIEGINIITTNSENEEDIYQKTALTIKYLLTYGTIAENNEIRNIKMQDIKVLCRGKNEINLIDKALKKEQIQTNKTQEQFLKTKEFSEIFYILKCLDRKQNFKTLNYILNSKILNVPWNLQRILIKQDKIHLIEEFIENITVLLEKNEITLINAINKITSEKNLWIKIANSTKDQKIIEWAKNKINYKGLLIKEGKLDNLKTYETTLEIISKIYHKEQNIQSLISTLESLIINEEPEEIEEKINNINNDDESIELMTIHKSKGLSMNIVFLINTSPIENGNIFSKKNHFYKFYQDGKIEYDFFKLEENKKYARLKILSEEKNIFYVGATRAKFALFIAKTNSITSKLLEIAKIFTIDGIKHDFNIYEFISQKRFNKKKNNTNVNAKLIPPKPIIKNMFKKEYTSSFSSLTAQAHHQTFYENYDFKNTNYEKETDLDFDSTLEEVLPKGKDSGNILHAAMEEIIFSTAKDTFDNFKKNNIEIIKKQIQKINSNLNTIEIQNSLTKMIYNILTYNIKAINTRLCDIEELQKEMEFLIKINPKFQKQKHLFDSHFEDLHIKLNDGYLKGIVDLIFKANNKIYILDYKTNYLGKDKDDYNITNLKNIIKKEYYDLQYKIYALGIKKILFKTKREYNQKFGGIIYLFTRAFKDNIECLQSKFENGIYFDLPKFNDVDLDQIISELSIKRLL, encoded by the coding sequence AATAGAAGCATCAGCGGGAACTGGCAAAACTCACGTACTTGAAAATGTGGTTATAAGTTTAATGCAAAACAAACTATATTCCATAAATGAAATTTTGGTATTAACTTTTACAAGAAAAGCCACAGAAGAAATGCACACAAGAATACTAAAAGCAATAGAAAATACTTATTTTAACTCAAAAACAAATGGAGTTTTAAAAGAAGCCTACGAGCAATCAAAAAAACTCTTTATATCAACAATCAATAAATTTGCATTACATGCCTTAAATAATTTTCAAATTGAAACAGAAAATTATTCCAAATATAAACCTAAAGAAAAATTTTCAAAAGAAATAGATGAAATGGTTTATGACTTTTTAAGAAAATCAGATAGCCTGATTCAAGCTGTTGACATTAAAGACTATGAATTTAAAGTATTTAAATCTGATGCTAAAAAAACAGAAGAAATTGTTTTAAAAATAAAAAAAGCTTACGAAAGAGATACAACTAAAGAACTTGGGGATTGGCTTAAAACCCAAACTACATTTGAAAACATTCTTCTTAAAAAGGAAGAATTAATCAAAGATTACAACAAAATAATAGAAGAATTAGACAAAATGACAACAGATGAAATATTAAGTTTTTATAATAAACATATTCAAACTGGCAAACTTGAAATAGAATACTCTAAAGAAAACGAAATATTCAAAATAGCAGAAACATTATTAAAAAATAAATTTTTTTCAACTTTAATAGAAAAAGAAATTAAAAAAAATACTAAATTATTACCTAAAGAACTTAAGATTAAAAATGATTTAATCCATTTAGGAATTAATATTAACCATGAAAAATATAAAACAGAAGACAATAGAAATAAAAATAGAAATAATTTAAAGCAATATGTTATTTTAAAAGTTGAATACAAAATACTAAAGTATATAAAAAAAGAACTAGAAAAAATTATTAAATCAACAAACACAATAGATCAAAATTACATAATTTCAAATTTAAAAAATTACTTAAAATCAGAAGACAAAAAACTCCTAAATGCAATCAAAAATCGATACAAAATCATTTTAATTGATGAGGCGCAAGACTTAAGCTTAACACAAATAGAGATATTTAAAATATTAAAAACAGCAGGAATAAAATTGATATTTATAGCCGATCCTAAACAGATAATATATTCTTTTAGAAAAGCAGACATTTCTTTTTATAACAAAGAAATAAAAAATAAAATTAACACAGATGCTAGAATTATACTAAAAACAAATCACAGATCAAGTAAAAAGCTCATCGAGCCTTTAAATAAAATTTTTAATAATATATATAATAATGCAATAGCCGATGAAATTGAAAAAATTGAATTTACCAACTCACTTCCAAATCAAAAAAATGACAATAATAACATTTTCATCAACGGACAAGAAATAGAAGGAATCAACATAATAACCACAAATTCCGAAAACGAAGAAGACATTTACCAAAAAACAGCATTAACAATAAAATACTTACTTACATATGGAACAATTGCCGAAAACAATGAAATTAGAAATATTAAAATGCAAGACATTAAAGTACTTTGTAGAGGAAAAAATGAAATCAATTTAATAGATAAAGCATTAAAAAAAGAACAAATTCAAACAAATAAAACCCAAGAACAATTTTTAAAAACCAAAGAATTTAGCGAAATTTTCTATATTCTTAAGTGCTTAGACCGAAAACAGAATTTTAAAACTTTAAATTATATTCTAAACAGTAAAATATTAAATGTACCATGGAATTTACAAAGAATTTTAATCAAACAAGACAAAATTCATCTCATAGAGGAATTTATTGAAAATATAACAGTTTTACTTGAAAAAAATGAAATAACATTAATAAATGCAATTAACAAAATCACATCCGAAAAAAACTTGTGGATCAAAATTGCAAATAGCACCAAAGATCAAAAAATTATTGAGTGGGCAAAAAATAAAATAAATTACAAAGGCCTTCTTATCAAAGAAGGTAAACTTGACAATTTAAAAACCTACGAAACAACACTTGAGATTATCTCTAAAATATATCATAAAGAACAAAACATACAATCTCTAATCTCTACTTTAGAAAGTCTAATAATAAACGAAGAGCCTGAAGAAATAGAAGAAAAAATCAATAATATAAATAATGACGATGAATCTATAGAACTAATGACAATACACAAATCAAAAGGGCTTAGCATGAATATCGTATTTTTAATAAATACATCTCCAATAGAAAATGGCAATATTTTTTCAAAGAAAAATCACTTTTACAAATTTTATCAAGACGGAAAAATTGAATATGATTTTTTTAAATTAGAAGAAAACAAAAAATATGCAAGACTAAAAATACTAAGTGAAGAAAAAAATATATTTTATGTAGGAGCAACAAGAGCTAAATTTGCTCTTTTTATTGCAAAAACAAATAGTATAACTAGCAAATTATTAGAAATAGCAAAAATTTTTACTATCGACGGCATTAAACATGACTTTAACATATATGAATTTATTAGCCAAAAGAGATTCAATAAAAAAAAGAACAATACAAATGTAAATGCGAAATTAATACCACCAAAACCAATAATTAAAAACATGTTTAAAAAAGAATATACATCTAGTTTTTCAAGTCTAACAGCGCAAGCTCATCATCAAACATTTTACGAAAACTATGATTTTAAAAATACTAACTATGAAAAAGAAACAGATCTTGATTTCGATTCAACATTAGAAGAGGTTCTACCTAAAGGAAAAGATAGTGGAAACATTTTGCATGCCGCAATGGAGGAAATAATCTTTAGCACAGCAAAAGATACATTTGATAATTTTAAAAAAAATAATATTGAAATTATTAAAAAACAAATACAAAAAATTAACTCAAATCTCAATACAATAGAAATACAAAATTCATTAACTAAAATGATTTATAATATACTAACTTATAATATAAAAGCAATTAATACTCGTCTGTGTGATATTGAAGAATTGCAGAAAGAAATGGAATTTTTAATCAAAATAAATCCTAAATTTCAAAAACAAAAACATCTTTTTGACAGCCACTTTGAAGATCTTCACATAAAACTCAATGACGGATACTTAAAAGGAATAGTAGATCTCATATTTAAAGCTAATAATAAAATATACATTCTGGATTACAAAACAAACTATCTTGGAAAAGATAAAGATGATTACAATATAACAAATTTAAAAAATATAATAAAAAAAGAATATTATGATTTGCAATATAAAATATACGCACTTGGAATAAAAAAAATATTATTTAAAACCAAAAGAGAATATAATCAAAAATTTGGTGGAATAATATATCTTTTTACAAGAGCATTTAAAGATAATATTGAATGTTTGCAATCAAAATTTGAAAATGGCATTTATTTTGATCTTCCAAAATTTAATGATGTGGATTTAGATCAAATCATCTCAGAATTAAGTATTAAAAGGCTCTTATGA